The bacterium DNA segment CGGCGCCTCCGGCTCGGGGACGATCGGAGGAGGTTGAGGAGCCGGTTCCTCGGTTTTGCGCCGGGGCCGGCGTTCCATGGGGGCCGTGTACTTCAACGCCTTCATTTTCTCCAATGCAAATACGGTGCGGCAAATGTTCTCTTCAGAAAAATTCGTTAGAAGCCGAAGCGTTTCGACTGTATTGTTCTCTCCCTCCAAACGGGAAACCAAAAAACTTTCGGCTCGCGGTAGATTCAACATCTCGAGAATTTCATTAGATCCGGGAGCATGAACAATGTACTCATTTCGGGGAACGCGATCACTAATTTTCTCATAGGGAATGACGGCCCGCGCAGCATCGGTCAGAATGTTTGCTATCGAAATCCTGCTGAAAGGATCGTGTTCAATTCGAGTTTCAAGAAATTCTCCTTGAACTTCAGCCCACTGGAATACTTGCATTACCGATTGCCTCATGATTTCACGGTAAGTTGCCTCAAAGTCTTCGGGAGTCATGGCCTGAATGAAAAGCAAGTGGTTTAAGGACTCCTCCAGATCAACGTGCACCGAGGGAATATCTTCTTTTCGCATCAGCTTCCTATCGGCCAACACGGTCCAAGCACTTTCATCCTGTTGTGGCGATTCAAAGCTCACAATTTCCTTTCGCAAGATAAGGAATTGCTTTTCAAGGCGGCCCCATTTCGCTTTCAATATTCCCGTGCTTCCGCTGTTGAATATTTTGGACAGAAGATCAAAGAAATCGTCGCTTTTAATCGCAGGCGTGGCGGCGAGCTTTACCGGTCTCGGAATTTTTAGACGTCGCTGACTGTAGAGTTCAGTCCGAAGCTTTTCCACGTCCGTGATCAGTTCGGGATATTTCTGATAGCGAAGGCCTGGATCCTTCTGCGTCATCTTTTCAATCATCTGGTAGGCCCGTGGGGGAATCTCACCTCCGAGGTTGTCATAGGGAGGAAATGGATCTTCTGCGTGTTTTGCTATCCATTCATAGGGCGTTTCCGCCGAAAAAGGCAAATGACCATAAAGCATCTGATAAAAAGTAATTCCGAGAGAATAGATATCGGTGCGATGATCCGTACGTTCGCCGCGTCCCTGTTCGGGAGACATGTAAAGCGGACTTCCTCTGATGATCTTGGATTCGTCCGGCTTTTCGGGCAATTTTTCCGTGAAGGCAATCCCGAAATCCACAACTTTGATTTGTTGATTTTCATCAAACATAAGATTGCTTGGTTTGATATCTCTGTGCACCACTCCCTTCAAAGAGGCCGCTTCCAGGGCGCGGGAACATTGCAGCAGGATATCGATCGCAGGCAGAAGCTGAATCTTCTTTTTTCTACGGATAAGATTTGCCAATGATCCACCGGGACACCATTGCAGCGCGAAATAGGATTCCCCGTCTTCTTCGGCAAACGTATAGATTTGGGCGATCCCTGGATGATTGAGCGCGGCAATCAACTTTGCTTCGCGGCGGAATCCTTCCAGTGTTTGAGGGGAATCGGACCATTCTTTTGACAAAACTTTGAGGGCTACATAGCGATCCAATCCTTCATCGTAAGCCTTGTAAACCAGACCCATTCCGCCTGTTCCCGCAAGATTCTCCAACCTGTAGATTCCATAATGTGACTTTGTTTCTTGCTTTGGCGTGTCGGCCACAGCCGGGGAAACAACCGGA contains these protein-coding regions:
- a CDS encoding protein kinase, producing MAAQTVLVVEDDEELRNLIALVLRDKGHSVTTVSNGIDALKSIASQKPSLMILDLMMKGMSGEEVCKTIKENPVLNDIMIMVLSAKSDLQNRLDCLNLGAEEYLVKPIDLEELATRVGRFLGWMSRWQSAATKAEQPSDTGQKKPDDAANLQQKTLPTIHVPLTPPVVSPAVADTPKQETKSHYGIYRLENLAGTGGMGLVYKAYDEGLDRYVALKVLSKEWSDSPQTLEGFRREAKLIAALNHPGIAQIYTFAEEDGESYFALQWCPGGSLANLIRRKKKIQLLPAIDILLQCSRALEAASLKGVVHRDIKPSNLMFDENQQIKVVDFGIAFTEKLPEKPDESKIIRGSPLYMSPEQGRGERTDHRTDIYSLGITFYQMLYGHLPFSAETPYEWIAKHAEDPFPPYDNLGGEIPPRAYQMIEKMTQKDPGLRYQKYPELITDVEKLRTELYSQRRLKIPRPVKLAATPAIKSDDFFDLLSKIFNSGSTGILKAKWGRLEKQFLILRKEIVSFESPQQDESAWTVLADRKLMRKEDIPSVHVDLEESLNHLLFIQAMTPEDFEATYREIMRQSVMQVFQWAEVQGEFLETRIEHDPFSRISIANILTDAARAVIPYEKISDRVPRNEYIVHAPGSNEILEMLNLPRAESFLVSRLEGENNTVETLRLLTNFSEENICRTVFALEKMKALKYTAPMERRPRRKTEEPAPQPPPIVPEPEAPAPQAPQKKIKDSDRKSKWTEPGPVLNPQTAGKHFKLAEEKYKSGRYYEAERHCVEAIRNNPSEAKYHHLMALSMANHPHSLRVVEESFLKAIELDPKNVEYRLDYAGFLRIQKRLNDAVDECKKILEISPRNEKANNLLTEIALDK